The DNA segment ATCATAAGCATAACATAATCTGGTTCAAAAAGCAATAGTGCGCTTAATACAGGTTTTTCACCTTGAAGCTGCGCTCTGCCTCTCTTCGCATATCTTTTTTTGCAATGTCCTGACGTTTGTCATAGAGTTTCTTCCCTTTCGCAAGACCGACCTGAATCTTTACCAGGGAATCTTTAAAGTATACCCGAAGTGGCACAAGGGTATACCCCTTTTCTGCAAGTTTACCTGATAATTTCATGATCTCGCTTTTGTGCATCAAAAGCTTTCTGATGCGCAGTGGATCTTTGTTAAAAATATTCCCTTTTTCATAAGGACTGATATGCATTCCATAGATATACATTTCTCCCTGATCAATGCGGATAAATGACTCTTTGATTGAACATTTACCCATGCGCATAGATTTCACCTCCGTGCCATGTAATGCGATTCCAGCCTCATAGGTCTCCTCGATAAAAAAGTCATGATAGGCTTTTTTATTGTTTGCAATCAATGTCCCCTTATTCTTTTCTTTACTCATCTTCTTCTATCTTCTCCCATAACCTTTGTCAAAAAGTATAAAATCGATCGTCTTATTCATAATGTCCGTATCGGCAACCATAACTTTCACCTTGTCGCCGAGACGAAAGGTACGGTTAAAATCCCGGCCTGTCAGCTGGTGATTTTCTTCGTCAAAATCATAATAATCATCTAACAGGCTGTTAACATGAACCAGACCCTCCACAGTATTAGGAAGCTGTACATAAAACCCCCAACCTGTGACACCTGAAACAGTTCCCTCGAACACCTCATCTTTATGTTCGCTCATATACTCTGCCATCTTCATCTTATCGGTCTCACGTTCAGCTTCTTCCGCTCTTCTTTCTGTCGCAGAAGTTTGTTTCGCCACATCATCTAATATAGATACATAGTAACCTTTTTTTTGGTCATTCAGCCTTCCGCGCAGATCATCTTTAATAATTCGATGAATCTGAAGATCTGGATAACGGCGAATCGGTGAAGTGAAATGACAATAATAATTCGCTGCCAATCCAAAATGCCCCTTGCATTCCACGGAATATCTTGCCTGTTTCATTGATCGCAGCAGCAACATACTAATCAGTGATTCTTTCGGTGATCCTTCGATCTGTGAGATGATTTGCTGAATTTCCTTCGGGGTGATTTCCTCCTTGCTTTTAGTAACCTGAATCCCCTGTTTTCTGAGGAAACTTAAGACGCCTTCCATCTTCTCCATATCCGGATTCTCATGTGTACGGTATAAAAAAGGAATTTTACGGTTTTCATACTCTTTTGCCACGGTTTCATTTGCCTGAAGCATAAAATCTTCGATTAGTTTTGTGGCAGAATTGCTTTCACTCGGTCTGATATCGACTGGTCTTCCAAGTTCGTTCAATATAATCTTGCTCTCTGGAAAATCAAAATCGATCGAACCACGTTTCCTCCTGGAGTTTCGCAGAATATCCGACAGTTCCCTCATCATCTCAAGCATCGGGATCAGTTCCCCGTACTCAGCAAGAACCTTATCATCAGTTTTTTCCAGAATTTTATACACATTGGTATAGGTCATCCTGCGGTTTACACGAATCACTGTCTCTTCAATTTTATGCTTTACCGTATTTCCTTTTGAATCGATCCACATAAGGCAGGAAAGAGCAAGTCTGTCCTCTCCCTGATTCAAGGAACAGATGCCATTCGACAGCCTCTTCGGAAGCATAGGAATCACACGATCCACCAGATAGACACTGGTTCCCCTTTTTAAAGCTTCACGGTCGAGGGAACTGCCATCCTGAACATAATTACTGACATCGGCGATATGAACACCTAGTTTATAAAGGCCCTCATCCCTGCTAAGTGATACCGCATCGTCGAGATCCTTGGCATCCTCCCCATCAATTGTAACCATCGTCCACTCCCTGAGATCTGTACGTCCATTAAAATCCCCTTCCTGCACATGATCAGCCTGGCGCTCAGCCTGGCTGATCACCTTTGGTGGAAATGTCATGGGAATATCATAAGCTTTTGCGACAGAAAGAACATCTATACCAGGAGCATCAGCCATTCCCAATACCTCTTTTACCCTTCCTTCCGGGTTTTTTCGATCTCCGCCGTAACGGGTAAGCTCTACGATCACTTTATCACCGGTAACGGCACTGTTGATAAATTCTTTCGGGATAAAAATATCATTCGATATTTTTTTATTATCGGCAATCACAAATCCAAAGGAGCTGCTTCTCTCAAATGTACCGACTATTTCATGAATATTGTGAGCCAATACCTTTAAGATTCTGCCCTCCTGACGGTTCCCCTGTTGTCGTGGCAGCAGGGAAACTTCTACTTCATCCATATGGAAGGCATCTCCTGTATAAGGGGCCGCAATAAACACATCATCTTCATCAGAATCTTTACGTTCTACAAATCCAAACCCCTTGGGATTGCTGATGAATGTTCCGGTTATCCTGTCGGATTCATCAAAATTATCGTGAGATTTATTCTTCTTTTTTTTGTATCTGCTCCCATGAATCTGGATAATCTGCTTATCCGCTTCCAGTGAATCAAGGATCAGCTGCAGTTCATCTCTCTTGTTTTTGGGAATGCCAAGCAGAGAAGCCATTTCCTTTGTTTTCATTGGAACATAGTTTTTCGAGCTAATGACATGGAATATATATTTCTTTTTATCTTTACTTACTTTGTCTGTTTTTTTCTTTGACAAAATTAATATACCTCGTTTATTGAAAAAGACTGTTGCCAAGTATGCAACAGTCTGATAAGTCTAAAAGTTCAAATTCAAAACAATTGATAACACAATAAATACAAATGCCATCAGTTTTGTCATCTTAATCAATGTCCCTTCAGCGGAACGCCCTTTATTCTTGCTCCAGTAAGTATCCGCCATACCTGTAATAGCACCAAGACCTTGCTGCTTACCCTCCTGCATCAAAACAACGACAAGCAATGCGATGCAATCTATTACGTATAAGATAGTTAAGATAGTTCTTAAGATTACCATGTCCACACCTCCTACAAACAACTTTCTACATTTTACCATAGCCGAAAAAAAAAT comes from the Blautia liquoris genome and includes:
- the rnr gene encoding ribonuclease R; protein product: MSKKKTDKVSKDKKKYIFHVISSKNYVPMKTKEMASLLGIPKNKRDELQLILDSLEADKQIIQIHGSRYKKKKNKSHDNFDESDRITGTFISNPKGFGFVERKDSDEDDVFIAAPYTGDAFHMDEVEVSLLPRQQGNRQEGRILKVLAHNIHEIVGTFERSSSFGFVIADNKKISNDIFIPKEFINSAVTGDKVIVELTRYGGDRKNPEGRVKEVLGMADAPGIDVLSVAKAYDIPMTFPPKVISQAERQADHVQEGDFNGRTDLREWTMVTIDGEDAKDLDDAVSLSRDEGLYKLGVHIADVSNYVQDGSSLDREALKRGTSVYLVDRVIPMLPKRLSNGICSLNQGEDRLALSCLMWIDSKGNTVKHKIEETVIRVNRRMTYTNVYKILEKTDDKVLAEYGELIPMLEMMRELSDILRNSRRKRGSIDFDFPESKIILNELGRPVDIRPSESNSATKLIEDFMLQANETVAKEYENRKIPFLYRTHENPDMEKMEGVLSFLRKQGIQVTKSKEEITPKEIQQIISQIEGSPKESLISMLLLRSMKQARYSVECKGHFGLAANYYCHFTSPIRRYPDLQIHRIIKDDLRGRLNDQKKGYYVSILDDVAKQTSATERRAEEAERETDKMKMAEYMSEHKDEVFEGTVSGVTGWGFYVQLPNTVEGLVHVNSLLDDYYDFDEENHQLTGRDFNRTFRLGDKVKVMVADTDIMNKTIDFILFDKGYGRR
- the secG gene encoding preprotein translocase subunit SecG, yielding MVILRTILTILYVIDCIALLVVVLMQEGKQQGLGAITGMADTYWSKNKGRSAEGTLIKMTKLMAFVFIVLSIVLNLNF
- the smpB gene encoding SsrA-binding protein SmpB; this translates as MSKEKNKGTLIANNKKAYHDFFIEETYEAGIALHGTEVKSMRMGKCSIKESFIRIDQGEMYIYGMHISPYEKGNIFNKDPLRIRKLLMHKSEIMKLSGKLAEKGYTLVPLRVYFKDSLVKIQVGLAKGKKLYDKRQDIAKKDMRREAERSFKVKNLY